One Bermanella sp. WJH001 genomic region harbors:
- a CDS encoding CinA family nicotinamide mononucleotide deamidase-related protein, with protein sequence MTQANIQLLLTGDEIMSGDIIDSNSAMIADHLATLGLRPRKKVTVGDLLQDLINEMQQLSQQANVLIVNGGLGPTEDDKTAEALAQVINSPLCEHPTAIAQIEAWCQKLNYPMNDANKKQGILPKGVGILENTSGSAPGFYCEHNNCLMFFTPGVPSELNAMMTHSILPMLEKRFTNIEPHTTKRLQVFGIGESSLQLKLRKHIPHWPHDIDMGFRADYPQVEVKLTAHSKQAEEKIDSLTQQIKQVLTGHVIGEGDIQLPQNLVQLLTENKQTMTTVESCTGGLIASKITSVAGSSSVFGAGFVTYSNEMKTAMVGVSETTLEKYGAVSEEVVIEMAQGALEKSGSDWAVAVSGIAGPGGGSDDKPVGTVWLAWGNHSEIKTVKLFFPFSRQRFQDYVASAGLDLIRRELLGINEKPNYFPKA encoded by the coding sequence ATGACCCAAGCCAATATTCAGCTACTGCTCACCGGTGACGAAATCATGAGCGGCGATATCATCGACAGCAACAGCGCCATGATCGCCGACCACCTTGCAACACTTGGGTTACGCCCTCGTAAAAAAGTCACTGTAGGGGACTTACTTCAAGACTTAATCAATGAAATGCAGCAGCTCAGCCAACAGGCTAATGTGCTCATTGTAAATGGTGGCCTTGGTCCCACCGAAGACGACAAAACCGCCGAAGCCTTAGCACAGGTAATCAACTCCCCTTTGTGCGAACACCCAACTGCCATTGCGCAAATTGAAGCTTGGTGTCAAAAACTGAATTACCCCATGAACGATGCCAACAAAAAACAAGGCATCTTACCCAAAGGTGTGGGCATTTTAGAAAACACTAGCGGCAGTGCCCCCGGTTTTTATTGCGAACACAATAACTGTTTAATGTTTTTTACACCGGGTGTGCCCAGCGAATTAAACGCCATGATGACCCATAGCATTTTGCCCATGCTAGAAAAGCGTTTTACCAACATAGAGCCGCACACCACCAAACGTTTACAAGTATTTGGTATTGGTGAGTCGTCACTACAATTAAAATTACGCAAACATATTCCACATTGGCCGCATGATATTGACATGGGATTTCGTGCCGATTATCCGCAGGTAGAAGTCAAACTCACCGCCCACTCAAAACAAGCAGAAGAAAAAATAGACAGCTTAACCCAACAAATCAAACAGGTTTTAACAGGCCATGTGATTGGTGAAGGGGATATTCAATTGCCCCAAAACCTTGTGCAATTATTAACAGAAAACAAACAAACCATGACCACAGTCGAATCTTGCACCGGCGGTTTGATTGCCTCCAAAATCACATCCGTAGCGGGTTCATCTTCTGTATTTGGCGCAGGCTTTGTTACTTATTCTAACGAAATGAAAACCGCCATGGTGGGCGTGAGTGAAACCACATTAGAAAAATACGGCGCCGTATCAGAAGAAGTGGTAATTGAAATGGCACAAGGGGCACTTGAAAAAAGCGGCAGCGATTGGGCCGTAGCCGTCAGCGGCATTGCAGGCCCAGGTGGAGGCTCTGACGACAAACCCGTTGGCACGGTTTGGTTGGCTTGGGGCAATCACTCAGAAATAAAAACCGTAAAATTATTCTTTCCGTTTTCGCGGCAGCGTTTTCAAGATTATGTCGCCAGTGCGGGCTTGGATTTGATTCGTCGGGAGTTATTGGGAATTAATGAAAAGCCGAATTATTTTCCAAAAGCCTAA